A window of the Treponema sp. J25 genome harbors these coding sequences:
- the rodA gene encoding rod shape-determining protein RodA, giving the protein MNVKRLGEMDFPLLLSAVALIILGVMFVFSAGVTSTGDIVSTEYIRQIIWAVLSIVVCLVLSLVDYRRIYDFVEYIYFFFLLLILYTAVFGKVVNGARAWLGIGSFGIQPSEFMKIATILYLAKYLDSSGREADETHRFIISALIIFVPVAIILLQPDLGTALVFIPIFLFMSYIAGIRLTYILYVAFFIAGTGILTVLPLWQSYILKSSYPFINALSNTKVDFLLIGLFAIICVLSIFGYLRYRKRYFYWIAYIFSGLAGSFLFSFIARHVLKEYQIMRLLVFLDPSIDPRGAGWNIIQSITAIGSGGILGKGFLQGTQSHYRYLPQQSTDFIFSIFSEEMGFIGGIVLFLLFLVILIRCTTLMKTTSDPFGSYVASGISAVIFFHFVINVGMAMGIMPITGIPLIFLSYGGSSLLATMIGIGILQSIYIRRFEH; this is encoded by the coding sequence ATGAACGTAAAAAGACTTGGGGAGATGGATTTCCCCTTATTGCTCAGTGCTGTGGCCCTCATAATTCTTGGAGTTATGTTTGTTTTTTCTGCGGGAGTCACGTCGACGGGAGATATTGTTTCCACAGAATATATTCGTCAAATTATTTGGGCTGTTTTAAGTATTGTAGTGTGTCTTGTGTTATCCCTTGTAGACTATCGAAGAATTTATGACTTTGTAGAGTATATTTACTTTTTCTTTTTATTACTGATTCTATATACCGCTGTATTTGGGAAGGTTGTCAATGGGGCACGGGCGTGGCTTGGTATCGGGTCTTTTGGTATTCAACCTTCAGAGTTTATGAAAATTGCTACCATTCTCTATCTTGCCAAATATCTTGATTCCAGTGGGCGGGAAGCTGACGAAACCCATCGTTTTATAATTTCTGCTCTTATTATATTTGTTCCCGTGGCTATCATATTATTGCAGCCGGATCTAGGGACTGCTCTAGTTTTTATACCCATTTTTCTTTTTATGTCGTATATTGCAGGTATTCGTCTTACCTATATTTTATATGTTGCCTTTTTTATTGCAGGCACAGGTATCTTAACAGTTCTTCCTCTTTGGCAATCATATATATTAAAGAGTAGCTATCCTTTTATTAATGCCCTTTCTAATACAAAAGTTGATTTTCTGCTTATTGGCCTTTTTGCTATTATTTGTGTGCTATCAATCTTTGGGTACCTACGATATCGAAAACGGTATTTTTATTGGATTGCCTATATTTTCTCTGGGTTGGCCGGTTCATTTTTATTTTCATTTATAGCTCGCCATGTTTTAAAAGAATATCAGATTATGCGGCTTTTAGTCTTTCTTGATCCTTCTATCGATCCCCGTGGAGCAGGATGGAATATTATCCAATCGATTACTGCAATCGGATCTGGAGGAATTCTTGGGAAAGGGTTCCTACAAGGAACGCAAAGTCATTATCGATACCTTCCTCAGCAGAGCACGGATTTTATTTTTTCTATTTTTTCTGAAGAGATGGGATTCATTGGTGGTATAGTACTTTTCCTTTTATTTCTTGTTATTCTTATACGGTGTACTACTCTTATGAAAACCACTTCTGATCCCTTTGGTTCATATGTTGCAAGCGGAATATCTGCGGTTATTTTCTTTCATTTCGTTATCAATGTAGGAATGGCAATGGGAATTATGCCTATTACCGGTATCCCTCTTATTTTTCTTTCTTATGGTGGTTCTTCTCTTCTTGCCACTATGATAGGTATAGGTATTTTGCAGAGTATTTATATTCGTCGTTTTGAACATTAA